A genomic segment from Salvia splendens isolate huo1 chromosome 13, SspV2, whole genome shotgun sequence encodes:
- the LOC121760778 gene encoding protein FAR1-RELATED SEQUENCE 5-like — protein sequence MEEVVVVPECSAAMKPVVGQKFQSLDFAFAFYDIYARAVGFDTRKQAMRKLSKRCGCTASISFRFFSEDGSSGYIIHEFNEIHNHHMVETEHQQFMSSNRKLDDVHHKFILDCSRANIGPTLTFKVLKEILGGFELAGCTVGDIRNASRDIKEYAQGYDVQMVLDDMARKKEISEAYTYHYEVNESDQLVALFWCDGVMKRNYHMFGDTVSFDSTYCMIFTPFTGKDNHGSPVTFAAGLVCSEKTGAFAWLFRHFVDCMGVAPRMIVTDQDLGMRSAIEEVLVGTRHRWCMWHIMHKLAVKVPNRLLRDDNFKKEFNACVWSDLLEPDEFEEEWNRLIVHHQLEDVEWFKTLYTYREYWIPAYFRDFPMGSMIRTTSISESVNSFYKNFLKPRANIAEFYMNFNHAIEFQRNSRTALDYHDATSIPILTTTLPFEKHASTLFTDSMFRKIQEEIVEGNERCRVLSFMSGESVDTYKLGDSKRNAYFVRHDKTDDTYFCECKLFGRHGYLCSHIFFLFRNNEVKKIPDKYCESRWMKTPLAKAVHGEFHDPVLTHSSADDRQTVSKQAISMFYGFLRQFETDIDALRAFVAGIEELGNSLQTGTPATSVAEKRRMVEEFYGMVRPESVAVHPPDVVKTKGHASSSASRLISKREKAIKDASRPPRQCKACHEVGHHDSRNCHMLKEMRMEKDARKGKSLA from the exons atggaagaag TGGTTGTTGTACCTGAATGTTCCGCCGCGATGAAGCCTGTTGTAGGTCAGAAATTCCAATCATTGGATTTTGCTTTTGCTTTCTACGACATATATGCCCGTGCAGTTGGCTTCGATACGCGCAAACAAGCTATGAGGAAG TTATCTAAGCGGTGTGGTTGCACAGCTAGTATATCCTTCAGGTTTTTCTCGGAAGATGGCTCGTCGGGATACATAATTCACGAGTTCAATGAGATTCATAACCATCACATGGTTGAGACGGAACATCAGCAATTCATGTCTAGTAATCGCAAGTTGGATGATGTTCATCATAAATTTATCCTCGACTGTTCAAGGGCGAATATAGGACCCACGCTTACATTTAAGGTATTGAAGGAGATTCTTGGTGGGTTCGAACTGGCTGGTTGCACGGTTGGGGATATCAGGAATGCCTCACGGGACATCAAAGAATATGCACAAGGATATGATGTACAAATGGTGTTGGATGACATGGCGAGGAAGAAGGAGATTTCCGAGGCTTACACCTATCACTACGAAGTTAACGAATCTGACCAGTTGGTTGCTTTGTTTTGGTGCGACGGTGTAATGAAGAGAAATTACCACATGTTTGGTGATACTGTGTCCTTCGACTCCAC GTACTGTATGATCTTCACTCCTTTCACTGGAAAGGATAATCATGGTAGTCCTGTGACATTTGCAGCGGGGCTGGTTTGCAGCGAGAAAACAGGGGCTTTTGCTTGGCTGTTCAGACATTTTGTAGATTGTATGGGTGTAGCACCCAGGATGATTGTGACCGATCAAGATTTGGGTATGCGATCAGCGATTGAAGAGGTCCTAGTCGGCACACGTCACCGTTGGTGTATGTGGCATATTATGCATAAATTGGCAGTCAAGGTACCAAACAGATTATTGCGGGACGACAATTTCAAAAAGGAGTTTAACGCTTGTGTTTGGTCGGACCTATTAGAGCCGGACGAATTCGAGGAGGAGTGGAATAGATTGATCGTACATCATCAGCTAGAGGACGTCGAATGGTTCAAAACATTGTATACATATAGGGAGTACTGGATACCGGCGTACTTCAGGGATTTTCCCATGGGATCGATGATTCGGACTACGTCCATATCTGAATCAGTGAACAGTTTTTACAAAAATTTTCTGAAGCCCCGAGCAAACATAGCCGAATTCTACATGAATTTCAACCACGCTATAGAATTCCAGCGGAACAGTAGGACAGCTTTGGACTACCACGATGCCACTTCCATACCCATACTCACAACTACTCTTCCATTTGAGAAACATGCTTCCACATTATTTACCGACAGTATGTTCAGGAAAATACAAGAAGAAATTGTGGAGGGTAATGAAAGATGTCGTGTGCTGAGTTTTATGTCCGGAGAATCTGTTGACACATACAAGCTTGGCGACAGCAAGCGCAATGCATATTTTGTTCGTCATGACAAGACGGATGATACTTACTTTTGCGAATGCAAACTTTTTGGTCGTCATGGTTATTTGTGCAGTCATATATTTTTCTTGTTTCGGAACAATGAGGTGAAAAAGATCCCGGACAAATACTGTGAAAGCCGATGGATGAAGACTCCTTTAGCCAAGGCTGTACACGGGGAGTTTCATGATCCAGTGCTTACCCACTCATCCGCTGACGATAGGCAAACTGTGTCCAAGCAGGCGATTTCGATGTTTTATGGTTTTCTTAGACAGTTTGAGACCGACATCGATGCTTTACGGGCATTTGTAGCTGGCATCGAAGAACTTGGCAACTCGCTTCAAACTGGTACTCCGGCAACCTCAGTCGCTGAGAAGAGGCGTATGGTTGAAGAGTTTTATGGAATGGTAAGGCCTGAATCTGTTGCGGTGCATCCTCCCGATGTTGTGAAGACGAAGGGCCACGCCAGCAGCTCGGCAAGCCGTCTTATTTcaaagagagagaaggctataAAGGATGCGTCTAGGCCTCCTAGACAGTGCAAGGCTTGCCATGAGGTGGGTCATCACGACTCTAGGAACTGTCATATGCTTAAAGAGATGAGGATGGAGAAAGATGCTCGAAAAGGGAAAAGTCTAGCCTGA
- the LOC121760779 gene encoding uncharacterized protein LOC121760779: MGSLPGSVVKQSRYRLIEVEISDEQFRFVVNIVDDSSNASLLLWDREVVQLLEKRVTDLIGSNMENSAMEYVPRKIEELLLGQEVLFKIQSRNSKEYYRRYPYTVNKICNIPEVVEKFVPENIASQVLNTDDKLADLLFVEVSGKGFVIPDLSVVTKQNGIEWIAEGSVKRCLEDEFDNYDDVCFGKIKKTMKKVNVIEDDDEDSVSYTQDLSGAD; this comes from the exons ATGGGGTCATTACCTGGAAGTGTTGTCAAGCAAAGTAGATACAGGTTGATTGAAGTTGAAATCAGTGATGAGCA GTTTAGGTTTGTTGTGAACATTGTTGATGACTCAAGTAATGCATCTCTTTTGTTGTGGGATAGAGAAGTGGTTCAACTATTGGAAAAAAGGGTCACTGACTTGATAGGGAGTAATATGGAG aatTCTGCTATGGAGTATGTTCCTAGGAAAATTGAGGAGCTGCTATTGGGTCAAGAAGTGTTATTTAAGATACAAagtaggaatagcaaggaataTTACCGTAGATATCCATATACAGTTAACAAAATTTGTAATATTCCAGAAGTTGTTGAGAAATTTGTTCCTGAGAACATTGCATCACAAGTTCTGAATACAGATGATAAGTTGGCTGATTTACTTTTTGTAGAG GTCTCTGGCAAAGGTTTTGTCATACCTGATTTATCAGTTGTTACTAAACAAAATGGGATTGAATGGATTGCTGAAGGAAGTGTGAAGCGATGCTTGGAAGATGAGTTTGATAACTATGATGATGTCTGTTTTGGTAAGATCAAGAAGACGATGAAGAAAGTGAATGTcattgaagatgatgatgaggattCTGTCAGCTACACTCAGGATTTATCTGGTGCAGATTAG